CATTTTGAGTGCACACAACAAGAAAGTCGGATCTGTTTCGAAATCCGGCTGTTATGCACCAGCCTGTGTCGGATTGCACCCCGCCTCATTTCGGGCTAGTGCACCCGACCGCTTTCCGCCTCCAGAATGTCATCCGCATCGAGCCCGGCAATCGGCAGGCGCGTGTCGGTGGGCACGTCGCCGGAAAGCTGAAGGGCCAGGTAACGGCCGCAGCAGACCCGGAGAAAACTGGTGAAATTGCCGAGATCATGGCCGGCATCGATGCTTTCGTGATGCAGCCTGGTGATCAGCTGCACCACGTTCATGTCGTCGCGTGCCGCAATTTCATCGAGCACTTTCCAGAAAAAGGTCTCCAGGCGCACGGAGGTCACCATGCCGTCGATCCGGAGCGACTTGGTCGTGCTTTCCCAAAGCGCCGGATCGGCTTCGATGAAGAGTTTGCACATGCTGGTTTCCTCTGGGCATTTCGCTTGCAATCGTTCCGGCAGCAGCTGGACGGGGGAACGCACACTTTCGCCAGAACGGCAGCCTAGTCCCCTTCCCCCTTGTGGGGAAGGGTCAGGGATGGGGGTATTTGACGACGCCGAACAACTGGCAGAAGCGGCAAAGCCCCCCTGCCCTCCCCACAAGAGGAAGGGGACGTACCAGTGCACGTTCTCCGCCAGGCCCACCACGTCATCCTGAGGAAGCGCGTCAGCGCTGTCTCAGGATGAAGCTCTGAGTATGGCAGGCGCTGCTTGCTACGCCGCCAGCGACCCGGCCGCTGCGCCCTTCAGCAGCGCGTTGAACTGGGAAAGCCACGCCGGATGAGCCGGCCACGCGGGTGCCGTGACAAGATTGCCATCGGTGACAGCCCCATCGATGGCGATGTCGGCATAGGTGGCACCGGCAAGCTCGACTTCCGGGCGGCAGGCCGGATAGGCGGAGACGGTCCGGCCTTCAATCACCTTGGCAGCGGTCAGGATCTGGGCGCCGTGACAGATCGCGGCCACCGGCTTGCCTTCGTCCATGAAATGTTTGACGGCGGCAAGAACACTCGCATCGAGGCGCAGATATTCCGGTGCCCGGCCACCCGGGATCAGCAGCGCATCATAGGCAGCCACGTCGATGTCCGCGAAGCTCGCATTCAGGGTGAAGTTGTGACCGCGCTTTTCCGTATAGGTCTGGTCACCTTCGAAATCGTGGATGCAGGTGGCAACCGTCTCGCCGGCCTTCTTGCCGGGGCAGACCGCATCGACTTCATGGCCCATGGCCAGCAAGGTCTGAAACGGCACCATGGTTTCATAGTCTTCGGTGAAATCCCCTGTGATCATCAGGATCTTCGTCGCACTCATGCTCTGTCCTCCAGCTTGGCAAAAAGCGATGGACAAACGCTAGCAGGCAAAGAAACGAAACGGGTATTAGGCGAGTACTACAGGCGAAAATGTTGCTGAGCGCGTTTGTCACTCACATGCAAACCCATATCTTCGGTGTCACCCCGTGCGAGCGCAGCGAGACCCGGGGCCCACTCATTTCCAGAGAAATGGCGTGTGGCAAGTCCGGCTTCAGAAGCACCTTCAGATTTGGCGCGAGGACCGGCGAGTAGGCCCCAGATCTGCGCTGCGCTTGTCCGGGGTGGCATCCACCGGTCGGCACCGTCCATGCAGTATTGATTTTTGCCGGGGTAAGCAGGTGAGGCCGGGAATTCTTCAGCACGTTGCGGTCAAGCGGCATCGGGTCAAGCCATGACGCATACCTCACATCGCCCGACCCGACGGAGATTGCGTGGCCTGACGGGACAATGCGACCCCGATCCGGATCATCCAGAGGTAGAGCAGCCCCTCAAGCACTCTCTGGAAAAGACCCGCATAACCCTGCGACAGAACCGTGCCGGCCAACAGTCCTGCTCCTGCTAGAACCAGGACACCGGCTGTTCGGTTTGACACTGCACCGCGCCCGTCCCGCCTCAAGCCGGTCGAGATCAGGAAGAGACCGCAGAGCCCCACGGCATAGGCCGACATTCCGGCACTGACATGGATCAGATGCGATCGGGACGGCTCCACCGGCCGGCACTCGAAATCACAAGGGAAAAAAGCCGCGATCAATAGCAGGAGCGCATAGACCGCAAGCAGCAGCAGTCCGGCAAAGGCAACGCCGTTTCCAATGAGGCTTCTTCCAGCCAGTGCCGCAAACAGCAGCACCCAGACCTCGGCCCCGGCAAAGACGAGAAGATTGACCCTGGCACCATGGGGCGTTCCGGTTGCTCCGAGCTCGCTCATGAACTGGCTGAGATGGTCGTAGCCCGGGTAGTAAAGGCTCGCCAGGACAACGCCAGTCGCGAGCCAGAGAAAACTCAGCAGCGGCAACAGGATGAGAGGATTGAGTTTCGCCATCAACGACGCTTAACACGCCGCCAGGCTGCAATCATCCAAATCAACCTCATTACCCGGGGACGAAACTGGTCCTTTCCCGCGAAGGCATACCTGTCGGCGGCGCTGCCCCCTCTCCCCTTGTCATCCCCGCGAAGGCAGGGACCCAGCACGCCATAAGGTGTCGATCCCCCCACCACACGGCCTTCAGGACCCTGGTCTTGCCATCATACCGGCTACCGGGATTGTTGGTTGAGGAGAGCGTTGGTGTGGGGTTGGTCTCCCGGTGCGCAAATCCGGGAGACCAGTGCCACATTGCAATCTCTCCGTTGTCATCCCGGACGGAGCGCAGCGGAGATCCGGGACCAAGTAACCCCTGTGGCGGCTGGAGCTGCGGGCGCTTGCGTCTGCTGGATCCCGGACCTGGCAGTGCCAATCCGGGAGGACAATGGTGGTTCGCACAAAGGCCCCGAAATCAGCCCTCAGTCCCTGTAGTCGGGCTCGGTCCGGTCGAGCTGGCGTTTCCAGTAGTCGAAATGTTCATACCCCATGCCCTTGTAGGGCTCCCACTCCGCGGCGGTCTTGGCGGCAAGATTGTCGGACATCACCGCCAGCGGCTGGCCGCTGGCATAGGCCTTCAGGAGGATTTCCGCTGCCCGCTCAAAGAAATAGAGATGTTCGAAGGCTTCCGGGACGGTTTCGGCCGCAATCGAAACACCGTGATTGCCCATCACGAGCACCGGTTTGTCACCCAGCGTCTCGGCGATGCGGCGCCCCTCCTCCGCCTCGTCGGCCATGCCGCCAAATCCGAGATCGACCGCCACCTTGCCGAAGAAGCGTGCCGTGTTGAGGTCGACCGGTTTCATCGACGGGTCGGCAAGGCAGGCCAGTGCGGTGGCATGGGGCGGATGGACGTGAAACAGGACTCGGGCCTTGGGGTTGGTCCGGTGCACCGTGCCGTGAATGCACCAGGCCGAGGCATCCGGGGCATCTGGCCCGTCCATGACCGTGTCGTCATGGGCGTCGAGCCGGAGGAGATCACTGGCCCGGACTTCGGAAAAATGCCGCCATTTCGGGTTCATCAGAAAGGTGGCGCCATCTTCGGATACGGCGGCCGAAAAGTGGTTGCCGACGGATTCATGCCAGCCCATGCGAACCGCGATCCGGAACGCTGCCGCAAGATCCTCCCGCAGCGCCTCTTCGTTCTGCCGGTCGGCAGCCCCTTTGAAGGCAACGTCTGTCACGACACTCATTTGAACCGCCTTTCCCCGGCAAGAACCCGGTAGGTGGAGCGCAATTCGCCCCGATCGGTATAACAGCCGCGCAGGTGCCGGCTGCCGCTCGTGGCCGAATAGGCAGCGCGGCCATGCACGATGCGGTGATTGTCGAAGACGATACACTCGCCCGCGTTCAGGCGGAAGCGCATCAGGTACTTGTCGTCGCGCATCATCCGGCCGAAGCGGCAAAAGGCCGGGTAGAACCGGTCTAGATCCTTTTGTGGCAGGTCGAAAATGTCCGCGTGATGCTGGCTGATGGTGACGCCGGAGATGTTGCCATGGGCATCCAGTTCGATCACGCGCTGGCGGGCGCGCATGTCGAAGCTGTCATGCTCACAGAAATAGGGCACATCGGTTTCGACCAGGAGCTTGAATTCCTCGGGATAGAGCGCCCGGAAATCCTCGGCAACGGCCAGACCATCGGCGAAGATCGAGTTGCCGCCCGCCACCGTGTTCGCCCGGCAGTGCAGGAACTGGATGCCAGGTGCCAGATCCTCGTCCGGCAGATCCGTGTGCAGCGGCAGCGCCTTGGAAGTGAAGGCGAGGTTGGTCGGCTTGATATGGGTCTTCACCTCGAACACCTTGCCGAAATAGCTCGGCCGCACATGCCCGATCAGACCGGCCGTATCTGTCAGCGCCTCGTCCGTGTCCGGCAGACCGGTCAGCAGCGCCACCCCATCGGTCAGCATGGCTTCGGCCCAGTCGCGAATATGGCTCCTGTCGGCCATCAGGTCGGCATGGGCAAAGCGTGCGATCTCGTCGTAGTGATCGCCATACCAGGCTTTGCGCGGCAGGTTGGCCTTGTCGGGCCGCCTTGAGCCACCGGCATAGGCGGACAGCTGGTCCACGGGCAGACGGCTGACATGACCGGAGCCCTGCCAGTGGATTTCCAGCACCCCACCGGAAATCGCGGCCGAGGCTGCTCTCGGGGCTTCCGCCATGTCAAAGACGTCAAACACCCGTTCCCGGGTCTCCGGATCGAAGGAACTCGGGCAATTGTCGCGCAGCCAGTAGTAGTTGAAATAGGCCGTCTTGCCGTCGCTCATGGGCACATCAAGCCCCTGCTCGCGCAGCAGCACACCCGCGTCGCCCGTCCCCAGCATCGTCCAGTCCTTTACTTAAGAAGACCTCCCGCAAGGGCTCCACAAGCCAGACTGCGAGAAGCGATTGAAATTCATGATCTTGAAAGATAAATGCGCTTGCAAAAGCGATTTGAAAAGACGATAAAATCGAAACTTAACTTAAGCCATGACTTAACTTGAGGCATTACATGGACCGCTTGCCACCCCTTCGGCTGCTGGCAGTTTTTGAAACCGTCCAGCGCGCCGGCAGCGCCAAGGCCGCGGCCGGCGAACTCAATGTCTCGCTGTCGGCGGTCAGCCAGTCCCTGAAACAGCTGGAGGCCCATATCGGCGCGCCGCTGCTTGACCGCAGCACCCGGCCTGCCAGCCTTACAGAGGCTGGAGCGATCCTGTTCCGGGCCGTTGTCGAAAACCGGGAACGGCTGACCGAGGCCCTGGACGATATCAGGGCCCTTGCCGATCCGACGGGCGCAACGGTGACGGTCGCCTGCACCATGGGGTTTGCCACCTATTGGCTCATGCCCAGGCTGGAGGCCTTTTACCTGGAGCATCCGGATGTGGCAGTGAACGTGCTGACGTCAGTGCAGGAAACACCGCGCCTTGCACCCGGCACGGACATTGCCATGCGCTATGGCGACGGCCGCTGGGAGGACGGCGCCGTCGAATTGCTGTTTCACGAGAGGGTCGAACCGGTCTGCGCCCCCTCTTATGTCCGCCGCCTCAAGGAGACCGGTGGCAGCCTCGGCACGGCTTTTCTGATCCATGTGGAGACCGGTGACCGTCGCTGGATTTCCTGGGCCGACTATCTCGCCCGCACCGGCCAGAAGGCAGCCGGCTCCGCCAAGGGCCTCAGGTTTTCCAACTACGTCCAGGCCACCCAGGCGGCCCTCTCCGGTCATGGTGTCATGCTCGGCTGGCGCGCGATCACCGGCGACCATGTCGCCAATCGCCAGCTCATCCCCGCCGGCCTGCCGCCGCTCACTCCGAACAACGCCTATCACGCGGTGCTGTCGCACAGGAGCCGGAACCGGGAGACATCGGAGATGCTGGTGGAGTGGCTGAAAGAGGCAGCCGATAGCGAATAGCTGCGCAAGCCGCACGGCCAAACACACGCAACACCACTACCAGTCGACCATATAAACGTGAGGTTTTGACGTTGAGGCCCCGATCCTGATCCTGTCACCCGGGGCGAGATCTGCCTCGCCAACAGTTCCGAACCCTTGCAACCGCCGTCCGTTCACCGGTGAGGTGTAGTTGAAGGTTACATCGCTGGACACATCGAAGCGAAATCCCTGGCGCTCCAGGTCACACGCAAGTGGCGTTTCGAGAAGGGCGCAATCAATGTCCCTGGTTTCAACCCGGCGCGACTTCAGCGTCCCCTTCGACTTCCTGGCGACACAGGAGCGCTCGACGCTGGTGATCACGGCCGTGACCTCGGCAAAGCCGGAATAGAAGTAGAGATAGGCTATTGCTGCTGCCGCAAGAAACAGCCCGGGGATAATGCGCCATCGGATCGCGAACTCAGCGCTTCTAAACCACTCAAGCCGTTTCTTGTGATCGTACACCGGATGCCCGCCTGACATTTGCCTCGCTTCAACGTGGGCAAACGCCGGGACTTTTCAAGCCCTTTTCCCTTCGGCGTAGAGGCTCTTGCTACGCAATTCCCTGGCGCAAGACCTATCCGGCGTCCCTGGCTGGGCCTTCCGGCTTTTCGGCAAGACGCAGCTTGTGTGCGCCGCCCTTGCGGCTGGCCGTTTCAATCGTATTCGAGATGAATGGGGCCAGCTCCTGCGCCGGCATTGGAACGCCGTAATAGAACCCCTGGAAATGATCGCAGGACAGGCTGTTGAGGGCCTCGACCTGCGCTTCCGTCTCGATGCCCTCGATCGTGACGGTCATGTCGAGGCGGTGACCGAGCGAAATGATGGTGTCCAGCACGTGGCGCGACTTGCTGTCAGTGCCGGTCAGGGAGCTGACGAAGGACCGGTCGACCTTGAGCTTGTTGAACTTGTACTTCCAGAGATAACCAAGGCTGGAATAGCCGGTTCCAAAATCATCCATCGCCAGGGAGACCCCCAGCGTGTTCAGGGCATTGAGCTGGTGGATGATCTTGTCCTCCTGCTCGATGAGCATGTTCTCCGTCACCTCCAGCTCGAGCCTTTCCGGGGCGAGGCCCGACCGTTCCAGACAGGCCTTCACGCACGCGACAAGAGTGCCCTCCTCGAATTGCCGGGCAGACAGGTTGACGGAGACAAACAGGTGGTCCGGCCAGGTGACCGCGGACCGCGTCGCCTGCTCCAGCACCCAGGCGCCAATCGCTGCGATTTCGCCGGCCTCTTCGGCAATCGGGACAAATTCCGCTGGCGGAATGTAGTTGCCGTCGCCATCGGAAAGACGCAGCAGCGCTTCGAAGCCGACCACCTTCAGGGTCGTCTGCTCGATCAGCGGCTGATAGTGAACTTCGAACCGGTTCTGCGGGAAGCCGGCGACGATGCATTCCTCGACAAATTGCCGCCGTGCAATCTTTGCCTCCAGATCCGGCGTGAAACGAACCCAGGTGTTGCGCCCCATCAATTTCGCCTGATAGAGCGCGATATCCGCCTTGTGCATCCGCTCTTTCAGATCGAGCCCGGGAGCCGGGTCAAAATGCACGCCAATGCTCAGATGACCGGTCAATGCAATGCCATCGACACGGACGGGTTCGCTCACCGCTTCTCTCAGATCCTCGATCAGACGCTCGACAGCCGGCATGTCCCGCTTGCCGGAGATGATGATGAACTCGTCTCCACCGAGACGCCCCGCCAGATCATCCGGCGTCAGGCTGCGGGAAATCGCATTCCCGACGTGACGCAGGAACTCGTCCCCCGCCTTGTGGCCGAACGTGTCATTGATGGTCTTGAACTTGTCGAGATCGATGAAGATGACGGCGGCCTTGCCAAGATCCAGGTCGCCGGCTTCGAGCGCGTCCTTCACCTTATGGAAAAAGGTTGCCCGGTTATGCAGCCCTGTTAGCTGGTCGCGAGATGACAGCAGCCGGACTTTCTCGCCGGTTCTGACCTGCTGCCGCATCTTCAGGACATAGGCGACGAAGGGCACGCCGAAACTGGCAAGAACAACAAGCCCAAGCGCCCCGACCAGATAGAGATAGTTCCGTTCGAACAGGGCCGCGACCGGGGTCTGATCCAGATAGACCTCGACCACGCCGATGGGCTGACCTGCTGCCGAGACAATCGGCACATAGGCTTCGACATAGAGATCCGGCCTGTTGTCCTTTTGCCGGCCATCCTGCAAATCGATGACGGGGTTGCCCGTTGTCAGCACAGTCAGGGCGTTACCGTTGTGATCGGTCTTCGCCCCGGCTTCCAGGGGCCTGTCCAGTTCGTCGGAGATCAGAACAACGCGGGCCTCTTCGTCGAAGAGCTTGAAGCGAAAGACATCGGCCACCTGGACCGCCTTATCGATGACAGCGGTTTGCTCAGCACTCGGCACGCCCGAGCGGATCAGGTCCTGCAGCTCCGGAACCGATTTTGCGAGATAGCTTGCCCAGGCGCCCGCCTTGCGCTCCGCATTGGCTTCGATCACGTCATCAACGGCGCGGGCTATTACAAGTTTACCAACGATGAGCATGACCGCAATAAAGGCGAACAACATCGTCAGATTTAGCCAGATACGCGTATTCCCTGACTTTTCGAACATAAGGACACCCGGACCGTTTTGAAGTCCGAATCTCAACACCGGCGAGCTAATATTTCAATAATCTGAATAATTGTCATTTTTTACATAAGTATTATTTCAGACTTCTCATTCCAGCGGCTGATCATGCAG
This genomic interval from Labrenzia sp. VG12 contains the following:
- a CDS encoding ribbon-helix-helix domain-containing protein, producing the protein MCKLFIEADPALWESTTKSLRIDGMVTSVRLETFFWKVLDEIAARDDMNVVQLITRLHHESIDAGHDLGNFTSFLRVCCGRYLALQLSGDVPTDTRLPIAGLDADDILEAESGRVH
- a CDS encoding DJ-1/PfpI family protein, encoding MSATKILMITGDFTEDYETMVPFQTLLAMGHEVDAVCPGKKAGETVATCIHDFEGDQTYTEKRGHNFTLNASFADIDVAAYDALLIPGGRAPEYLRLDASVLAAVKHFMDEGKPVAAICHGAQILTAAKVIEGRTVSAYPACRPEVELAGATYADIAIDGAVTDGNLVTAPAWPAHPAWLSQFNALLKGAAAGSLAA
- a CDS encoding DUF998 domain-containing protein; the encoded protein is MAKLNPLILLPLLSFLWLATGVVLASLYYPGYDHLSQFMSELGATGTPHGARVNLLVFAGAEVWVLLFAALAGRSLIGNGVAFAGLLLLAVYALLLLIAAFFPCDFECRPVEPSRSHLIHVSAGMSAYAVGLCGLFLISTGLRRDGRGAVSNRTAGVLVLAGAGLLAGTVLSQGYAGLFQRVLEGLLYLWMIRIGVALSRQATQSPSGRAM
- a CDS encoding class II aldolase/adducin family protein, which encodes MSVVTDVAFKGAADRQNEEALREDLAAAFRIAVRMGWHESVGNHFSAAVSEDGATFLMNPKWRHFSEVRASDLLRLDAHDDTVMDGPDAPDASAWCIHGTVHRTNPKARVLFHVHPPHATALACLADPSMKPVDLNTARFFGKVAVDLGFGGMADEAEEGRRIAETLGDKPVLVMGNHGVSIAAETVPEAFEHLYFFERAAEILLKAYASGQPLAVMSDNLAAKTAAEWEPYKGMGYEHFDYWKRQLDRTEPDYRD
- a CDS encoding TauD/TfdA family dioxygenase; amino-acid sequence: MLGTGDAGVLLREQGLDVPMSDGKTAYFNYYWLRDNCPSSFDPETRERVFDVFDMAEAPRAASAAISGGVLEIHWQGSGHVSRLPVDQLSAYAGGSRRPDKANLPRKAWYGDHYDEIARFAHADLMADRSHIRDWAEAMLTDGVALLTGLPDTDEALTDTAGLIGHVRPSYFGKVFEVKTHIKPTNLAFTSKALPLHTDLPDEDLAPGIQFLHCRANTVAGGNSIFADGLAVAEDFRALYPEEFKLLVETDVPYFCEHDSFDMRARQRVIELDAHGNISGVTISQHHADIFDLPQKDLDRFYPAFCRFGRMMRDDKYLMRFRLNAGECIVFDNHRIVHGRAAYSATSGSRHLRGCYTDRGELRSTYRVLAGERRFK
- a CDS encoding LysR substrate-binding domain-containing protein, which translates into the protein MDRLPPLRLLAVFETVQRAGSAKAAAGELNVSLSAVSQSLKQLEAHIGAPLLDRSTRPASLTEAGAILFRAVVENRERLTEALDDIRALADPTGATVTVACTMGFATYWLMPRLEAFYLEHPDVAVNVLTSVQETPRLAPGTDIAMRYGDGRWEDGAVELLFHERVEPVCAPSYVRRLKETGGSLGTAFLIHVETGDRRWISWADYLARTGQKAAGSAKGLRFSNYVQATQAALSGHGVMLGWRAITGDHVANRQLIPAGLPPLTPNNAYHAVLSHRSRNRETSEMLVEWLKEAADSE
- a CDS encoding bifunctional diguanylate cyclase/phosphodiesterase; translation: MLFAFIAVMLIVGKLVIARAVDDVIEANAERKAGAWASYLAKSVPELQDLIRSGVPSAEQTAVIDKAVQVADVFRFKLFDEEARVVLISDELDRPLEAGAKTDHNGNALTVLTTGNPVIDLQDGRQKDNRPDLYVEAYVPIVSAAGQPIGVVEVYLDQTPVAALFERNYLYLVGALGLVVLASFGVPFVAYVLKMRQQVRTGEKVRLLSSRDQLTGLHNRATFFHKVKDALEAGDLDLGKAAVIFIDLDKFKTINDTFGHKAGDEFLRHVGNAISRSLTPDDLAGRLGGDEFIIISGKRDMPAVERLIEDLREAVSEPVRVDGIALTGHLSIGVHFDPAPGLDLKERMHKADIALYQAKLMGRNTWVRFTPDLEAKIARRQFVEECIVAGFPQNRFEVHYQPLIEQTTLKVVGFEALLRLSDGDGNYIPPAEFVPIAEEAGEIAAIGAWVLEQATRSAVTWPDHLFVSVNLSARQFEEGTLVACVKACLERSGLAPERLELEVTENMLIEQEDKIIHQLNALNTLGVSLAMDDFGTGYSSLGYLWKYKFNKLKVDRSFVSSLTGTDSKSRHVLDTIISLGHRLDMTVTIEGIETEAQVEALNSLSCDHFQGFYYGVPMPAQELAPFISNTIETASRKGGAHKLRLAEKPEGPARDAG